A genomic stretch from Helianthus annuus cultivar XRQ/B chromosome 1, HanXRQr2.0-SUNRISE, whole genome shotgun sequence includes:
- the LOC110877317 gene encoding heat stress transcription factor A-5, producing the protein MDVTPATSGGGGPAPFLIKTYEMVDDSVTDEIVSWSTKGNSFVVWNPPEFARLLLPTYFKHNNFSSFIRQLNTYGFRKIDPERWEFANEEFIKDKKHLLKNIHRRKPIHSHSNNPQSSTADPERAAFEEQIDTLTREKNSLEKNIQRFKQQQPSTKLQLEDLTQRVNNMEQKQDTLLNFLKKASQNPEFVERLAQKLESMDFSADNKKRRLPGSRVSPEDSLVDNHSPSRPDFGNVFHHDFSNKLRLELSPAVSDVNFVSNSTQSSNEDGGSPQIRLTEDCRTNNELTPGGPQELSDTCTSFGFNMESSFMHKTGPCLDANEEPEGHLSCQLNLTLASCVSQINRSPDTDTIPESFEGVAKPSGQNVSLSSARDDPAKNAAAPASVQPRVNDVFWEQFLTERPGSSDVEDTGSNLRSMAYEQEDRRSGHGNSRNLRNLTL; encoded by the exons ATGGACGTTACTCCGGCGACTTCCGGCGGCGGTGGACCGGCGCCGTTCCTAATCAAGACGTATGAGATGGTTGACGACTCCGTCACCGACGAAATCGTGTCGTGGAGCACGAAAGGAAACAGTTTCGTCGTATGGAATCCACCGGAGTTTGCTCGATTATTATTACCGACGTATTTCAAGCATAACAACTTCTCTAGCTTCATTAGACAGCTTAATACTTAT GGGTTCAGAAAGATCGATCCTGAAAGATGGGAATTCGCCAATGAAGAATTTATCAAAGATAAAAAACACCTGTTGAAGAACATTCATCGAAGAAAACCTATTCACAGTCACAGTAACAATCCTCAATCTTCAACAGCCGACCCTGAAAGAGCAGCGTTTGAGGAACAAATCGACACACTTACACGTGAAAAGAATTCACTCGAGAAGAACATTCAAAGGTTTAAACAACAACAACCCAGTACAAAACTTCAACTCGAAGATCTTACTCAACGTGTCAACAATATGGAACAAAAACAAGACACACTGTTGAACTTTTTAAAGAAAGCATCTCAAAATCCCGAATTTGTCGAACGCCTTGCTCAAAAGCTCGAGTCCATGGATTTTTCAGCTGATAACAAGAAACGAAGATTGCCCGGGTCTCGCGTTTCCCCTGAAGATAGTCTTGTAGACAATCACAGCCCGTCGAGGCCTGATTTCGGGAATGTTTTTCATCATGATTTTTCAAACAAGCTTCGGCTCGAGTTATCACCAGCCGTTTCCGATGTCAATTTCGTCTCCAACAGCACTCAAAGCTCAAACGAAGACGGTGGAAGTCCACAAATCAGATTAACCGAAGACTGCCGAACGAATAATGAGTTGACACCTGGCGGGCCTCAAGAGCTTTCAGACACCTGCACATCGTTTGGTTTTAACATGGAATCTTCTTTCATGCACAAGACCGGGCCGTGTTTAGATGCTAATGAAGAACCCGAGGGCCATTTATCCTGTCAATTGAATCTCACTTTAGCATCTTGTGTATCTCAAATCAACCGGAGTCCAGATACAGATACAATCCCTGAATCATTTGAGGGTGTTGCAAAACCTTCAGGTCAAAACGTGAGTTTATCTTCTGCACGTGATGACCCGGCTAAAAATGCAGCAGCGCCTGCAAGTGTTCAGCCTCGGGTTAATGATGTGTTTTGGGAGCAGTTTTTAACCGAAAGGCCGGGGTCGTCGGATGTCGAGGATACGGGCTCGAATTTAAGGTCAATGGCATATGAACAAGAGGATAGACGATCGGGCCATGGGAATTCTAGGAACTTGCGAAATTTGACTCTTTGA
- the LOC110877309 gene encoding pentatricopeptide repeat-containing protein At4g14050, mitochondrial produces the protein MHHHLLQSLRLCATGSNPVPGKTLHAHILKLGLDQYGALPNTLISMYSKHGLIKDAHQLFDEMPQRDPVSWASILTAFNRANLPNRSISIFPNMFVHDCLQPDHFVFASLLNSCAALNALHLGRQVHAQFVLSAFSSDDITKSSLVDMYVKCGAVDIARAVFDTIRLKNSVSWTAMISGYARSGRKSEAVELLRDMKVQNLFSWTALVSGLIQSGHFVSALRLFVEMKQEGIKIVDPFILSSVLGASANLAALELGKQVHCLVTKLGFESSLYVCNALIDMYAKCSDIIAAKITFRYTIKKDVVSWTSIIVGLAQHGKAKEALALYDDMILTGLKPNEVTFVGLIYACSHVGLVNTGRDLFKSMVDDYGINPNLQHYTCLLDLYSRSGYLDEAENLLNTMPFEVDEAVWASLLSACKRFGKTQMGIRVADRLMGIGVEDPSTYILLSNAYAGASMWENVAKVRKLMVVTDVKKEPGYSCVHLGKESEVFYAGETCHPMKNEMRVLLEDLDEEMRKRGYVPDVSYVLHDMGKQEKENQLFWHSERLAVAYGLLNGVPGSVIRVVKNLRVCGDCHTVLKFICSIVGREIVVRDASRFHHFKDGKCSCSDFW, from the coding sequence ATGCATCACCATCTCCTCCAATCCCTCCGCCTCTGCGCCACCGGCAGCAACCCAGTTCCCGGCAAGACTCTCCATGCCCACATTCTCAAGCTTGGTCTCGACCAATACGGAGCCCTTCCCAACACCCTCATCTCCATGTACTCCAAACATGGTCTCATAAAAGACGCCCACCAACTGTTCGACGAAATGCCTCAACGAGACCCTGTCTCATGGGCCTCTATTCTCACCGCTTTCAACCGAGCTAACCTCCCTAACCGGTCCATTTCCATCTTCCCCAACATGTTTGTTCATGACTGCTTGCAGCCTGATCACTTTGTTTTCGCTAGTTTACTGAATTCTTGTGCTGCGTTGAACGCGTTACACCTCGGTCGTCAAGTGCACGCCCAATTCGTGTTGTCCGCGTTCTCATCGGATGATATCACGAAATCGTCTTTGGTTGACATGTATGTAAAATGTGGAGCAGTGGACATTGCCCGAGCTGTTTTCGATACCATTCGTTTAAAGAATTCGGTTTCTTGGACTGCTATGATTTCCGGGTATGCCCGGAGTGGAAGAAAATCGGAAGCGGTTGAACTTCTTCGAGACATGAAAGTACAAAATCTGTTTTCATGGACTGCTTTGGTTTCAGGGTTGATTCAAAGTGGACATTTCGTTAGTGCGTTGCGTCTATTCGTTGAAATGAAACAAGAAGGGATCAAGATCGTTGATCCGTTTATTCTGTCGAGTGTTCTTGGAGCTTCGGCTAATCTTGCAGCGTTAGAGCTTGGTAAACAAGTTCACTGTTTGGTTACAAAACTTGGTTTTGAATCCAGTTTATACGTCTGCAACGCGCTTATCGATATGTACGCGAAATGCAGTGATATAATCGCTGCAAAAATCACGTTTCGTTATACGATTAAAAAAGACGTTGTCTCGTGGACGTCGATAATCGTCGGGCTGGCTCAACATGGAAAAGCTAAAGAAGCATTGGCGTTATACGATGATATGATATTGACCGGACTTAAACCGAACGAAGTAACATTTGTCGGGTTGATTTATGCTTGTAGCCATGTCGGTTTGGTCAACACGGGTCGTGATCTTTTCAAGTCTATGGTAGATGATTACGGTATAAACCCTAATCTTCAACATTATACATGTTTATTGGATCTTTATAGCCGATCAGGGTACCTCGATGAGGCGGAGAATCTCCTTAACACCATGCCGTTTGAGGTTGATGAGGCGGTTTGGGCTTCTTTGTTAAGTGCTTGTAAGCGATTCGGGAAAACCCAAATGGGAATTCGGGTTGCGGATCGGTTAATGGGGATAGGTGTTGAAGATCCATCGACGTATATACTTTTATCTAACGCGTATGCTGGTGCTTCCATGTGGGAAAATGTAGCAAAAGTTAGGAAACTAATGGTGGTCACTGATGTGAAGAAGGAACCGGGTTATAGTTGTGTTCATTTAGGAAAAGAatccgaggttttttatgctggTGAGACGTGTCATCCGATGAAGAACGAGATGCGCGTTTTGCTTGAAGATTTAGATGAGGAAATGAGGAAAAGAGGGTATGTTCCTGATGTTAGTTATGTGTTGCATGATATGGGGAAACAGGAGAAGGAAAACCAGTTGTTTTGGCATAGTGAGAGGCTTGCAGTGGCGTATGGGCTGCTTAATGGTGTCCCGGGATCTGTTATTCGTGTTGTGAAGAATCTTCGGGTTTGTGGAGATTGTCATACGGTTTTGAAGTTTATATGTAGTATTGTTGGTCGGGAGATTGTCGTTCGTGATGCTAGTCGGTTTCATCATTTTAAAGATGGGAAGTGTTCATGCTCTGATTTTTGGTAA